From Salvelinus sp. IW2-2015 linkage group LG2, ASM291031v2, whole genome shotgun sequence, one genomic window encodes:
- the LOC111975747 gene encoding ras-related protein Rap-2a has translation MREYKVVVLGSGGVGKSALTVQFVTGTFIEKYDPTIEDFYRKEIEVDSSPSVLEILDTAGTEQFASMRDLYIKNGQGFILVYSLVNQQSFQDIKPMRDQIIRVKRYEKVPVILVGNKVDLESEREVSASEGQALAEEWGCPFMETSAKSKTMVDELFAEIVRQMDYAAQPDKDDPCCSSCNIQ, from the exons ATGCGCGAGTACAAAGTGGTGGTCCTCGGCAGCGGTGGGGTCGGGAAATCCGCCCTCACTGTTCAGTTTGTGACCGGGACGTTTATTGAGAAGTACGACCCGACCATAGAAGATTTTTACCGCAAAGAAATCGAGGTGGATTCCTCACCCTCTGTTCTGGAGATTCTTGACACTGCTGGTACCGAACAGTTCGCATCCATGCGGGACCTTTACATAAAAAATGGTCAAGGCTTCATATTGGTCTACAGTCTTGTCAACCAGCAGAGCTTCCAAGACATCAAACCCATGAGGGACCAGATCATCAGAGTGAAAAG gTACGAGAAGGTCCCAGTGATCCTGGTGGGGAACAAGGTGGAcctggagagtgagagggaggtgtCGGCCAGCGAGGGCCAGGCTCTGGCCGAGGAGTGGGGCTGCCCCTTTATGGAGACCTCGGCCAAGAGCAAAACCATGGTGGACGAACTGTTCGCCGAGATAGTTCGGCAGATGGACTACGCCGCCCAGCCAGACAAGGATGACCCATGCTGCTCCTCCTGCAATATACAATAG